GCCGCCGACGGCACCACCCCGACCGTACGGGTCGCGCCCGCCCGTCGCGCCGCCGCCAACGACAGCGACCCGCTCTTGCCCGCGCCCCCGATCACCGCCACGCCCACCCCGCGCCCGGCGCCGGACTCCCGCGCCACGTACCCGGACACCACCCGCGCGGTCAACGCCGGCGCGCCGCACACGTCCAGCACCGCCAGGGACAGTTGCGGGTCCTCGTCGGCCGGCAGCACCGCCGCGGTCGACCGGGCGAACAGGATCGCCCACCCGTCGCACGGCGCCTGCTCGCCCCGGCCGTCCCACCGGGCCAGCCCGTCGGTGACCGTGAGCGGGGTCAACGTCAACGACACCAGGGTCGCCACCCGGTCACCGGCGCGCAGACCCAGCGGCGAGCGACGGCCGGCCTCCTCGACGGTGCCGATCAGCATGCCACCGGAGCCGGTCACCGGGTTGTGCATCTTCCCCCGGCTGGTGATGATCTCCAGCACCTCGGCGCGGACCCGCTCGCCGTCCCCGCCGTGCTTCTCCGACAACTGCCGGAAGCTCGCCGCGTCCAGGTTCAGCCGCTCCACCCGGATCCGCACCTCGTTCGGCCCGATCTCCCGGGCGGCGTCCAGCCGCCACGCCGCCTGCGGCAGCACTCCCGCCGGGTCCACCACGCGATGCAGTCCTACCGGTGACGTCACGCCCACCTCCCTGTCCGGCCGCGCGAAGCTCCGGTCAAGACTCGCTTCGCGGGAAAACTTACGGCAGAATAATTTCTCTGCCGGATAATTTCCAGTAGCCTCCGGCTCGCTGACAGCGGCAACCGCACCGAGGAGGGTTCGTGACACAGACACAACCGGTGGAGACGGTCAGCCTGTCCCACCCCACCCCGGTCACCACGCCGACCGCCGGCCAGCCCTACGAGTACCGCCGCGCCCCGCTCGTCGAACCGGACTGGACCCGCTTCCCCGGCTGGCGGCACGTCACCCGCGACCAGTGGGAGTCCGCCCAGTGGCAACGCGCCAACTGCGTCAAGAACATCAAGCAGCTCCGCGCCGTCCTCGGTGACCTCGTCGACGAGACCTTCTACGCCGACCTCGACGCCGACCAGCGCGCCCTGGCCACCATGTCGATGCTCGTCCCACCCCAGATGATCAACACCATGTCACCGGCGGCCCCGCCCACCACCGAGGCGTTCCTGGCCGACCCGATCCGCCGGTACATGATCCCGGTCGCCAGCGACCGCCGCGCCGACTGGCCCTCGCACCCCTACGCCAGCCGCGACTCACTCCACGAGCACGACATGTGGGTGGCCGAGGGGCTCACCCACCGCTACCCCACCAAGGTCCTCGCCGAGCTGCTCTCCACCTGCCCCCAGTACTGCGGGCACTGCACCCGGATGGACCTCGTCGGCAACTCCACCCCGGCCGTCGACAAGCTCAAGCTCACCCTCAAGCCCGTCGACCGCTACGACGCGCACGTCGACTACCTCAGGGCCCACCCCGGCGTCCGGGACGTCGTGGTCTCCGGCGGGGACGTCGCCAACGTGCCGTGGCGCAACCTGGAGTCGTACCTGATGCGGCTGCTGGGGATCGAGACCATCCGCGACATCCGACTGGCCACCAAGGCGCTGATGGGGCTGCCCCAGCACTGGCTGCAACCCGACGTGGTCGAGGGCCTCGAACGGGTCGCCCGCACCGCCGCCCGCCGCGGCGTCAACCTCGCCATCCACACCCACGTCAACCACGCCCAGTCGCTCACCCCGCTGGTCGCCCGGGCCACCCAGACCGCCCTCGACGTCGGCGTCCGCGACGTACGCAACCAGGGCGTGCTCATGCGCGGCGTCAACGCCACCGCCGCCGACCTGCTCGACCTGTGCTTCGCGCTGCAGGGCGAGGCCGGGATCCTCCCGTACTACTTCTACCTGTGCGACATGATCCCGCACGCCGAGCACTGGCGGGTCCCGGTCTGGCATGCCCAGCAGCTCCAACACGACATCATGGGCTACCTGCCCGGATACGCCACCCCGCGGATCGTCTGCGACGTCCCGTTCGTCGGCAAACGCTGGGTCCACATGCTCACCGAGTACGACCGCGAGCGCGGCATCTCGTACTGGACCAAGAACTACCGCACCTCGATCGAGTCGGCCGACCTGGAGGCGCTGGACAAGCGCCACCCCTACTACGACCCGATCGACACCCTGCCCGAGCCGGGCCGGCGGTGGTGGGCCACCCACCGCGCCGACGACTGAGCCACCAGGGGGCGGCGCACAGACGGTGGGGGCGTCCGGTCACGTGACCGGACGCCCCCACCGTCGTTGTTCACTTCGTGAAAGCGTCTCGCACATCCCGACCGGCGTCCTTGACGTGCTCCCCGGCCTGGCGGGCCCGGGCGTCCGTCTGCTGCGCGGCGCCCTCGCCACGCATGCGCTCGTTGTCGGTGGCGTCACCGATGCGCTCCTTCGCGGCGCCGGTCAGCTCGTCGGCCTTGTTCTTCATCTTGTCGGCGAAACCCATCTTCACCACTCCCTCCGGCTGTTCCGGCCCGTCGTCGGGCCATGACTTCGGTGTGCCCACTGGAGGCTGGCTGGAAACGTTCTGGGTGGGGCTCACCACCCCTATGGCATCCTAGGAAGATAGGCGGAATAGGGTGCTGGTTGACTGGGGCCATGGGAGAACTCCTGCTCGTACGGCACGGCGAGACCGCCTGGAGCGCCGCACGTCGGCACACCTCGTACACCGACCTCGAACTCACCGCCGACGGCGAACGCCAGGCCCGCGCGCTACGCGACCGGCTCACCGACCGGACCTTCGTCGCCGTGCTGGCCAGCCCCCGCCGACGCGCGCTACGCACCGCCGAACTCGCCGGCCTGCCCGTCACCACCGTCGACGAGGACCTGACCGAATGGCACTACGGCGCGTACGAGGGCCGCACCACCGCCGACATCCACACCGAACGCCCCGACTGGACCATCTGGCACGACGGCTGCCCCGACGGCGAGTCACCCGACCAGATCGGCGCCCGCCTCGACCGGCTGCTGCGCCGGGTCACCCCGCTGCTCGACCGGGGCGACGTCGCCCTCGTCGGCCACGCCCACGCCCTGCGCGTGCTCGGCGCACGCTGGATCGACCTGCCAGCGTCGGCCGGCGGGAAACTCCGACTCGACACCGCCACCCTCAGCGTCCTCGGCCAGGAGCACGGCCGCCCGGTCATCCTCGGCTGGAACGCCCGCTGAGCCGGCATCGGCCACTCCCCCGACCGGCGCTCGCGCCCGTCACCCGACCGGTACGCCGTCGCTCGGCCGGCCCCGCCCAGCCCCCGGCGGACGCTTCTCGTACGGAGTGGACAGCACCACCGTCGTCCGGGTCGTGACGTTCGCCGCGGTGCGGATCTCCTGCAGCACCCGCTCCAGGTCCGCCGGACCGGCCACCCGCACCAGCAGCAGGTAGAAGTCCTCCCCCGCCACCGAATAACACGAATCGATCTCCGGCAGGTGGGCCAACCGCTCCGGCGCGTCGTCCGGCTGCGACGGGTCGAACGGCCGGATCGCCACGAACGCCGTCAACGGCAACCCCAACGCCTCGAACGACACCTGCGCGGCGTACCCACGGATCACGCCCCGCTGCTCCAGCCGCCGCACCCGCTGGTGCACCGCCGACACCGACAACCCCACCCGCTCGGCCAGGTCGGTGTACGACAACCGGCCGTCCACGCCCAGGGCGCCGACGATCGCGCGATCGATCTCCTCCACGGCGGCCAACCTACCGGGAAAACCCTTCCCCGGCGACGACCTTCCCCGCCGCGGCCCGCCCCCGTGGAACCCGGTCAGCCCTTCGCCAGCGCCCGGGAGATCACCAGCCGCTGGATCTGGTTGGTGCCCTCCACGATCTGCAGCACCTTGGCCTCCCGCATGTACCGCTCCACCGGATAGTCGGCGACGTACCCGGAGCCGCCGAGCACCTGCACCGCGTCGGTGGTCACCCGCATCGCCACGTCGGTGGCGAACAGCTTCGCCTTGGCCGCCTCGATCGAGTACGGCCGCCCCGCGTCCCGCAACCGCGCCGCCGCCAACGTCAACGCCCGCGCCGCCGACACCTGGGTCGCCAGGTCCGCCAGGGTGAACCCGAGGCCCTGGAAGTCGATGATCGGCTGGCTGAACTGCCGCCGCCCACGGGCGTAGGACACCGCGTGGTCCAGCGCCCCCTGGGCCAACCCGACCGCGCAGGCGGCGATGCCCAGCCGGCCGGAATCCAGCGCCGACATGGCGATGCCGAACCCCGACCCTTCCTCGCCGACCAGCCGCTCCGCCGGCACCCGCACGTCGTCGAAGGCGATCTGCGCCACCGGCGACGACCGTAGCCCCATCATCTTCTCCGCCGCCTGCGGCACGACGCCCGGCGTGCCCGCGTCGACAAGCAGACAGGAGATGCCCTTCGCGCCCGGCCCGCCGGTACGGCAGAACACGTTGTAGAAGTCCGCGGTGTGCGCGTGCGTGATCCACGCCTTCGTGCCCGACACCACGTACCCGTCGCCCTCGCGCGTCGCGCGGGTGGTCAACGCGGCCGCGTCCGAACCGCCCTGCGGCTCCGACAGGCAGTACGCCCCCAGCAGCTCCCCGCCGAGCATCTCCGGCAGCCGACCGCGCAGCTTCTCGTCGCCGTAGCGGGAGACCGGATAGCAGGCCAGGGTGTGCACGCTGACCGCCTCGGCCACCGCCAACCACCGGCTCGCCAGGATCTCCAGCACCTGCAGGTACACCTCGTACGGCTGACCGGCGCCGCCCTGCTCCTCCGGGTACGGCAGGCCGAGCAGCCCGGCCCGGCCCAGGACACGCAGCGGCTCCCGGGGGAACTCGCCGCGTTCCTCGTACTCGGCGGCCCGGGGCGCGAACTCCCGGTCGGCCAGCTCGGTGGCCAGGTCGAGCAGGTCTCGGGCCTCGTCGGTGGGGAGGATCCGGTCGACAGTCAGCACCCCGTCAGCTTAACGCTCGTTCGGGCCGACCGGATCGGGTGGTCGGACGACCGCGTCGACGGTGGGCGGATCCGCCGGGTCGGGCTGCGCGTACGCGCGGGCGACGGCGGCCCGGTCGAACACCCGCCAGGTGGCCGCGGTGACCAGCGTCGCCACCACGAACCCGACCCAGTACGGGGCGGTCAGCCCGAACCGGGCCACCAGCGCCCCGCCCAGCAACGCGCCGACACAGTTGCCGCCGGCCACCACGAACAGGTTCACGCTGCCCACCCGCCCCAACAGGCGCGGCGGAGTGAGCCGCTGCCGAAGCGACACCGCCACTATCCCCCACAGCGCGCCGTGCACCCCGAACAGCGTCAACGCGGCGCCCACCAGCCACGGATCCGGCGACATCGCCAGGACCAGGTGCAGCAGCACCTCGGTGAGCAGGCCCAGCCGGATCGTCCACGTCGCGGTGGCCCACCTGATCAGCCGGTCACCGACCACCGAGCCGAGCAGGCTGCCCGCCGCCAGGCAGGTCAGCAGCAGGCCGTAGCCGACCTCGCCCAGCCCGAGGCGCTGCTCGGCGACCAGCACCAGCATCGCGTACGCGGCGGTGAGGGTGACGTTCAACAGCCCGATCAGCACCGCCATGGCGCGCAGCAGCCGCTGCCCGGCCAGCCAGCGGATCCCCTCGAGCAGGTCGGCCCGGGCCGACCGGACCCGGGTGTCGGGGGTCGGCCCGAACGAGCCGGCGAGCCCGGCGAGGAGCACCGCGCCCACCGCGTAGGCGGCGGCGTTGGCGAGGAACGGCGCGCTCGCCGCGAGGACGAACAGGAACCCGCCGAGCGGGCCGGCGAGCATGCCGTGCGCCACCATGGCGCCGCCCACCAGCCAGCCGTTGGCCCGTTCCAGGCGCTCGCGCGGCACCACGGCGGGCACCAGCGCCTGACTGGCCGTGCGGTTCAGGATCTCGCCGGTGTTCAGCAGGAACAGCACCACGTAGAGCAGGGCGACGGTGACCAGCCCACCGACGATGGCCGCGCCCAGCCCGGTCAGCGCGGCCACCCGCAGCCAGTCCACGACGATCATCAAACGGCGGCGGTCGACCCGGTCGACCAGCACGCCGCCGGGCAGCGCGAAGAGCAGCCACGGCAGCCAGGCCACCGCGAACGCCCCGGACACCAGCAGCGGAGTCGGTGCGGGCGGCGACCAGCAGCGGCGCGGCGACCGTGCTCAGGCCGCTGCCCAGGGCCGAGGCGGTGCTCGCCGCCCACAGTCGACCGAAGCGGGCATCGAGCTGTCTCCCCGTCACCCGGGAGACGCTACCGACGCGCTCCGGCCCGGGCGACGGGGTTTTCCCGCCGCCCGGGCCCGGTCAGCCCTTGACGCAGACCACCTGCCGCAGGTGCGCGACCACCTCGACCAGGTCCTCCTGCCGCGCCATCACCTCGACGATGTCCTTGTACGCGCCGGGGATCTCGTCGACCACCCCGTGGTCCTTGCGGCACTCCACGCCGGCGGTCTGGGCGGCCAGGTCGTCGGTGGTGAAGGTGCGCCGGGCCTGGCCGCGCGACATCCGCCGGCCCGCCCCGTGCGAGGCGGAGCAGTACGCGTCCGGGTTGCCCCGCCCGCGTACCACGTACGAGCCGGTGCCCATCGAGCCGGGGATGACGCCGAGGTCGCCCGCGCCGGCCCGGATGGCGCCCTTGCGGGTCACCAGCACCTCCTCGCCGCCGTAGGTCTCCTCGGCCACGTAGTTGTGGTGGCAGGAGATCGGCTGGTCGTAGCGGACCTGCGGCAGGTGCGTGCGGACCACGTCGCACAGCAGCGCCAGCATGACCGCCCGGTTGCGCCGGGCGTACTCCTGCGCCCACCACAGGTCCCGCCGGTAGGCGTCCATCTCGGGGGTGCCGGTGAGGAACACCGCGAGGTCCCGGTCGGGCAGGTCGGCGTTGTGCGGCAGCCGCCGGGCCACCGCCATGTGCCGCTCGGCCAGCTCCTTGCCGATGTTGCGGGAGCCGGAGTGCAGCATCAGCCAGACCCGGCCGTCCTCGGCGCCGCCCTGCTCCACGCAGACCTCGATGAAGTGGTTGCCGCCGCCCAGGGTGCCAAGCTGGTGCCGGGCCCGGTCCTCGAGCTGGCGCACCCGCGGGTCCAGGTCGCCGAAACGCCGCCAGAACGCGTCCCAGCCGGCCTGCTCCAGGCCGCGGACCCGGCGCGGGTCGACCGGCCGGTCGTGCTTGGCGAAGCCGACCGGAACAGCCGCCTCGATGGCGCTGCGCAGCCGGCCCAGGTCGTCGGGGAGGTCGGCGGCGGTCAGCGAGGTCCGTACCGCGGACATCCCGCAGCCGATGTCCACCCCGACCGCCGCCGGGGACACGGCCTGCCGCATCGCGATCACCGAGCCGACGGTGGCGCCCTTGCCGAAGTGCACGTCGGGCATCACCGCGACGCCCTGCACCCAGGGCAGCGCGCCGATGTTGCGGAGCTGCCGCAGGGCCTGCTCCTCGATGGCGTACGGGTCGGTCCAGACCCGGACCGGGGCGCGGGTGCCGGGCAGCGGGGTGAAGCTCATGGTCGTCTCCTGGGGTTCGGCTGGCGGGGATGCCGGCCGGGCCCGAAGAAAGCCGCCCGACCCGGCAGGGGTGGGCGGCGTGGACGCCGTCAGGTGGGCGCGGTCAGCGCCACCACCCCGGTGAATGTTCCTGGCCGTGTCGGGGCGACGACGCCGACGGCACGACCGGCGCACACCACGACGGACGTGGCGTGCCGGTGCGGGCCGGGCGGGTCACGGGGCGCTCCCGAGGGGTCGGTGGGCGGGCTGTCGGGTCCACCGTAGGAGCCGGGTGGTCCGTCCGCAACGGATATCCACCCCGGGCGGGCGCGTCGCCGCGCGGAACGGACCGAAGTGGAAAGATCACGGTCTATGGAGCAGGGCTCCGGTTGTCGACGTGGGACGGGAGCGACGGGATGTCCACACCACGCCAACGCATGGTCGAGCTGGGCATCGCCCAGGAGGGTGATCCGGTGCTGGACCGCCCGGCGACGCCGTTCGCGCTGCCCGGCGAGGCCGACGAGGCCGGACGGCTGGTGGACCGCCTACGGGCCACCATGTCCCGGATCGCCACCGTGCACGTGTTCGCCAAGGGCATGGGCCTGGCCGCGCCCCAGGTCGGTGTCAGCCGGTCGGCCGCGCTCGTGCGCGCCCCGGACGGGGCGGAGCTGGTCCTGCTCAACCCCCGGGTGCTCGACGAGTCCCCGGAGACCGACGAGCAGTACGAGGGTTGTCTGAGCTTCTTCGACGTGCGTGGGCTGGTGCGCCGGCCGACCCGGATCGAGGTGGCCCACCAGCAGGCCGACGGCCGCACGGTGGTCACCGGGTTCCGGGACGGGTTGGCCCGGCTGGTCGCCCACGAGATCGACCACCTCGACGGTCGGCTGTACCGGGAGCGGATGCCGCCCGGGGTCGAGGTGATCCCGGTGGCGCGGTACCGGGGCACCGGGGCCCGCTGGTCGTACCGGGCCGGCGACGGCCGGGACGACTGACCGGGGCCGGGAACGGCGTGCCGCCCGCCGGACGGCTGTCCGGCGGGCGGCACGGGTGGATCGGGCGTCAGCTCGCGGCCCCCGAGCCGAACCGGCTGCGCCGACGCCAGAGGAAGGTCCCCAGCAGCATCACCGCGCCGGCGCCGACCAGGCCACCGCCGACCTTGATCGGCAGTTCCATGTCGTCACCGGTCACCGGCAGCTTCCCACCGTGGTGCGGGGGCTTACCGCCGTGGTGCGGGGGCTTGCCGCCGTGGTGGCGCGGCAGGACGGTCAGCACGGCCGTCGCGGTGCGGCCGGTCTCCAGCCCCCGGGCGGTGAAGGTCACCCGGCCGGCGCACCAGGCCCGGTAGGGGAACGAGAAGGAGCCCTGCGCGTCGGCGCGGACGGTGAAGGTCTGCTCGCCGCAGTCGCGCGAGCCGTCCCAGGTGCCGCCCCGGTGCTCGGGCGGGCCGTCACCGGGCTGGGAGGCGTCCTGCCGTTGCCGGACGACGGACGCCAGCGCCACGGTGCCGTCACCGTCGAGCCGGGCGCCGCGTTCCGAGTTGAGGGCGCCGGCGGCCAGCGGGCTGAACGTGATGGTGATCTCCACCAGCTCGTTCGGTCCGAAGCCGGTGCCGGTGACGGTGGTGGTCTCCCCTTCCACCACCGTGCTCGGGTTGACCGTCAGGGTCGGCCCGACCGGCGGGTAGGGCGGTGGCTGGGTCGGGCCGGGTGGACTGGTGGGCGGAGGTTGCGGCTGGGACAGGGCCGCCCCCGCCGCGGTCGGCGCGGCCACGACGGCCATGCCGACCGCGATGGCCGTGATGATGCGGGATAGCCGCATGATGGGTCCTTCCTACTGGTCACAGCGAGATGCCTGGTGGATGTGGGTGGTCCATGGGGTGGCGGTGGGAGTCAGCCAGAGCTCCGCCCCGCCGGTGCCCGTGGACGCCGTCAGCAGGTCGACCTCCAGGGCCCGGGTGGCGCCGGGTCCGACCGCCATGGTGACGATGGCGACCTGACGGCGGCGTTCGGTGCCGCTGCCCAACGCCGTGTCGACCCCGTCCAGTCGGGCGCGCACCACCGCGCCGCCGGCCGGGCTGAAGACGTTGACCAGGGTGTGGACGACGTACGGGTCACCGTCGCGTCCCATGCCGAGCACGGATGACGTGAGTCCCGCCCGGGGCGCCGTCGAGTGCAGCGACACCCTCAGTCGAAGCTCGCGCCGGCCGTCCGCCCGGCACCTGCCGACCGTCAACGACACGTCCGGCTTCAGGTAGTAGCCGAGTTTCGCGCCGCTGCTGTCGTTGAGGAACACGCCGACGGTCGGCTGTTCCTCCCGCTCCGGAAGCGTCCCGGTCAACCGGCTGTCGCCGAGCGCCTGTTGGTGCACCGGATCGGTACTCCAGAACAATATCCGTCGTTCACCTATAGAACGGTCGAATGCCGACAAAAGCGTTCGAGGATCGACCGGTCGGGTGAGAAACGCCTCGAAGACCTCCGCCGCCGCCCGGGCGAAGAACTCGTCCTGTTCGGCCAGGTCCAGCCGCAGGTAGCTGTCGGAGAGCAGGACCCGGACGATGGTGTCGCTGGTCAGCGCCCCGTAACCGGGAACCTCTACCGGACCGGTGCCGACCAGCAGGTAGGACAGGGCCACCGGGTCCATCGCCAGCACGCCGTCCACGGTCGTCCCGGTGTGCCGGCGGAACATCTCCCGGTACAGCGCGGCGGCGGTGGGGAAGTGCGGGGTCAGGTTGACGTCCGCGGGATAGATGCCGGGCAGGTCGGTGTAGAGGGCGCGCATCTCCCGGCTGATCCCCGGCAACGGCGGCTGGAAGTAGCCCATCTCCACGGCGGCGCCCTGTCCGGCCAGCCGTACCCGCCCCCGGTCCGCCTCGATCACCGCGTACGCGCCGAACATGCCGCCGGTGGCCCGCAGCTCGGCGAGGTTCTGCGAGACCAGCAGGTAGGACCGTTTTCCGCCCGCGCCGAGCAGCGACGGCAGGATGCCGGCGCCCCGGCTGACCGCGCCGGTGAGCCGGGCCAGCCGGTCGACCTCGGCGCGCAGCCCGGACAGCGCCGTGCGGACCTGGGCGGTCAGGCCGGCCGCCGGCACCGCGCCGAGCCGGCCGGCCGCCTGCCGCACCGCCGCGTCGGCCGCGGCGAGCTGCTCACCGGTCGACCGCAGCACAGCCAGGTCGAGGCGGCCGTCCCGGGGAAGCAGGCCGGTGAGGTCGACGGCGAGCAGCCGGGGGAACGCCTGGTGGGCCAGGTCGTCCAGGGCGACCGTGATCTGCCGGACGGCGGTCAGGTCGTCCCCGACGTACGGCGCCCTGCGGGCGAGGGACCAGCCAGGATCCGCGGCGGCGCGCCGGGCCGCGGTGGTCTGTTCCTGCAGGGCGGCCAGGGCGCGTCGGGCCCGGTCGGTGTCCCCGCCCACGAGCTGCGCGTTGAGATCACGGGCCAGACCGGCGACGCCGAGCAGGTGGCCGCGGGTCTGCCAGACGCGCAGGCCGACCCAGCCGCCCGCCACGAGCAGCAACGAGACAGCCACGAGACCGGCGAGAAGCGCCCGGCGCAGTCGCGGCCGGCGGTGCCGGCGGGTACGCCGTCGCCGGGGCGTCACGCGTGTCGTCACACCCGTTCTCCTGGGACAAAATGGTCAGAAAAGTACGCTTCCTTGGGATTTTCTACCCCATACTGATATGGCGTAGGGGTTTTAACGCCTTATTCAGTCTTATGTGTTATTCGCGAGGTGGCTTCACGTCGCCGACGGTCACGTCCCGCAGGATCCGCTCGATCCGGTCCACTCCGGCCGCCCGGGACATCTGCCGCTGGTACGCCTCGCGGCCCCGCCGCCCCATCTGCGCCCGCGCCTCGGCCGGGATCGTCGCGGCCAGCCAGAACCGGTCGGCCAACGCGGACCAGTCCTCCGGTGGGCAGGACAGTCCGGCCCGGGCCCGTTCGACGATCGTCACCGTGTCCCCGGCGGCGGAGGCCACCACGGGCGCCGCGCAGGAGAACGCGGCCTGGACCTTCGCCGGCACCACCCCGCGCAGCTCGGGCAGGTCTCGGGCGGCCACGAGCTGGTAGTCCGCCGCGGCGTAGAGGTCGGCCATCTCCACCGGCGACCGGCGCTCGAGGAACCGCACGTTCGGCACCCGCCGGTCGGCCACCAACGCACGCAGCCCCGGCTCGTCCACGCCCGAGCCGACCAGGACCAGATCCATCCGGTCGGCCACCGCGGCGGCGGCCCGCACGGCGGTGTCCAACCGCTGCCGTGGCCCGATCGCCCCCGCGTGCATCACCACGCAACGTCCGTCCCCGCCCACCAGTCGCCGGGCGGCCGGGCTCGGCCGGGCCGGATGGAAGATCCGCTCGTCGGTCCAGTTGAGCACCAGACGGACCCGGGCCGGGTCGGCGCCGGCGGCGACCACCAGGTCCCGCATGGACCAGGCGGTGACGACGACCGCGTCGGCGTCGGCGTAGAGCCGACGCGACGCC
The sequence above is a segment of the Micromonospora sp. WMMD882 genome. Coding sequences within it:
- a CDS encoding glycosyltransferase family 4 protein, whose product is MARIGILSYHFPPEPAFVPGSLAEELAARGHEVRVLTGFPHHPGGRIYPGWRQHWRYETRSERLTVRRVPRYPTGDASPAARLAGPVSFAGAVALAARGFLAGIDVLHVCQVPAVTLAAAALRRVLGRVPTVLHVQDLWSREESTGDPVGARVAAASRRLYADADAVVVTAWSMRDLVVAAGADPARVRLVLNWTDERIFHPARPSPAARRLVGGDGRCVVMHAGAIGPRQRLDTAVRAAAAVADRMDLVLVGSGVDEPGLRALVADRRVPNVRFLERRSPVEMADLYAAADYQLVAARDLPELRGVVPAKVQAAFSCAAPVVASAAGDTVTIVERARAGLSCPPEDWSALADRFWLAATIPAEARAQMGRRGREAYQRQMSRAAGVDRIERILRDVTVGDVKPPRE